In Equus quagga isolate Etosha38 chromosome 14, UCLA_HA_Equagga_1.0, whole genome shotgun sequence, one DNA window encodes the following:
- the PTS gene encoding 6-pyruvoyl tetrahydrobiopterin synthase isoform X2: MSAVGCGRRQARVSRLVSFSATHRLHSKSLSNEENLKLFGKCNNPNGHGHNYKVVVTVQGEIDPVTGMVMNLTDLKEYMEEAIMKPLDHKNLDLDVPYFADIVSTTENVAVYIWENLQKFLPTYGHLNSFNSED; encoded by the exons ATGAGCGCGGTGGGCTGCGGTCGCCGCCAGGCGCGAGTGTCCCGCCTCGTCTCCTTCAGCGCGACCCACCGGCTCCACAG CAAATCTCTGAGTAATGAAGAAAACTTGAAACTCTTTGGGAAATGCAACAATCCAAATGGCCATGGGCACAATTATAAAG TCGTGGTGACAGTACAAGGAGAG ATTGATCCTGTTACAGGCATGGTTATGAATTTGACTGACCTCAAAGAGTATATGGAG GAGGCAATTATGAAGCCCCTTGATCATAAGAATCTGGATCTGGATGTGCCATACTTTGCAGATATTGTAAG cACAACAGAAAATGTAGCTGTATATATCTGGGAAAACCTCCAGAAATTTCTTCCT ACCTACGGCCACCTGAACAGTTTTAACTCGGAAGACTGA
- the PTS gene encoding 6-pyruvoyl tetrahydrobiopterin synthase isoform X3: MSAVGCGRRQARVSRLVSFSATHRLHSKSLSNEENLKLFGKCNNPNGHGHNYKVVVTVQGEIDPVTGMVMNLTDLKEYMEEAIMKPLDHKNLDLDVPYFADIVSTTENVAVYIWENLQKFLPGLAPWPSG; encoded by the exons ATGAGCGCGGTGGGCTGCGGTCGCCGCCAGGCGCGAGTGTCCCGCCTCGTCTCCTTCAGCGCGACCCACCGGCTCCACAG CAAATCTCTGAGTAATGAAGAAAACTTGAAACTCTTTGGGAAATGCAACAATCCAAATGGCCATGGGCACAATTATAAAG TCGTGGTGACAGTACAAGGAGAG ATTGATCCTGTTACAGGCATGGTTATGAATTTGACTGACCTCAAAGAGTATATGGAG GAGGCAATTATGAAGCCCCTTGATCATAAGAATCTGGATCTGGATGTGCCATACTTTGCAGATATTGTAAG cACAACAGAAAATGTAGCTGTATATATCTGGGAAAACCTCCAGAAATTTCTTCCT gggctggccccatggccgagtggttaa
- the PTS gene encoding 6-pyruvoyl tetrahydrobiopterin synthase isoform X1: MSAVGCGRRQARVSRLVSFSATHRLHSKSLSNEENLKLFGKCNNPNGHGHNYKVVVTVQGEIDPVTGMVMNLTDLKEYMEEAIMKPLDHKNLDLDVPYFADIVSTTENVAVYIWENLQKFLPVGVLYKVKVYETDNNIVVYKGE, encoded by the exons ATGAGCGCGGTGGGCTGCGGTCGCCGCCAGGCGCGAGTGTCCCGCCTCGTCTCCTTCAGCGCGACCCACCGGCTCCACAG CAAATCTCTGAGTAATGAAGAAAACTTGAAACTCTTTGGGAAATGCAACAATCCAAATGGCCATGGGCACAATTATAAAG TCGTGGTGACAGTACAAGGAGAG ATTGATCCTGTTACAGGCATGGTTATGAATTTGACTGACCTCAAAGAGTATATGGAG GAGGCAATTATGAAGCCCCTTGATCATAAGAATCTGGATCTGGATGTGCCATACTTTGCAGATATTGTAAG cACAACAGAAAATGTAGCTGTATATATCTGGGAAAACCTCCAGAAATTTCTTCCTGTGGGTGTTCTTTATAAAGTGAAAGTATATGAAACTGACAATAACATTGTAGTTTATAAAGGAGAATAG